A stretch of Hippoglossus hippoglossus isolate fHipHip1 chromosome 20, fHipHip1.pri, whole genome shotgun sequence DNA encodes these proteins:
- the otulina gene encoding OTU deubiquitinase with linear linkage specificity a: MSWLKAASLSAGDVFDEDGDELNLQSKEWSSNMEKRVKDGYVDGLNAGEEAALQPGFNQGFREGAARTVAVGRLKGIVSAIWCWCQIEHPETPVPARVTELLQRVSQHEDKITDSIRKSLENPPPSVSSVSESMEDLEVKQADPSCCGDGACGEETECCSRGDKKDQDVPQQPQRLCSGSADHSSCSDEGLSLLLQSCMDVVSELELPEELLSHIQELKNI, from the exons ATGTCTTGGCTGAAAGCCGCGTCCCTCAGCGCCGGGGACGTGTTCGATGAAGATGGAGACGAGCTGAATCTCCAGAGTAAAGAGTGGAGCTCGAACATGGAGAAACGCGTGAAG GATGGGTACGTGGACGGGCTCAATGCCGGAGAGGAGGCGGCGCTTCAGCCCGGATTCAACCAGGGGTTCCGGGAAGGAGCCGCTCGGACTGTGGCTGTGGGTCGACTCAAAGGAATCGTCAG CGCTATATGGTGCTGGTGCCAGATCGAGCATCCGGAAACCCCCGTCCCGGCCCGCGTGACCGAGCTCCTGCAGCGGGTGTCGCAGCACGAAGACAAAATCACAGACAGCATCAGGAAGTCTCTGGAGAATCCTCCGCCCAGCGTGAGCAGTGTCTCTGAGAGCATGGAGGACCTGGAGGTGAAGCAGGCCGATCCCAGCTGCTGTGGGGACGGGGCGTGCGGAGAGGAGACGGAGTGCTGCAGCCGAGGGGACAAAAAGGACCAGGACGTTCCTCAGCAGCCACAGAGGCTCTGCTCGGGGTCAGCTGACCACTCGTCCTGCTCAGATGAAGGTCTgagcctcctcctgcagagctgcatgGATGTGGTGTCGGAGCTGGAGCTGCCGGAGGAGCTGCTCAGTCACATACAGGAGCTGAAGAACATCTAG
- the LOC117754136 gene encoding ubiquitin thioesterase otulin isoform X1, translated as MCLSPLLDRDATTAARSATLSTPSGSQRPQLRQTPQRGQSVQSVKPDSECLDTTLKDVSSLENNKQDTGEETMLEEQNKVEDVAKMKEDEVMEEEEEEKVVEENASSETQAAKDSEMQEITGKEEQPAGSTAADVMVEVETVPEKEESDEAHLQNSDEDLYRGAEELSESQDDEPGPTSVFETTLLKVEDRCSLASAVDILSYSEREWKGNTAKSALIRKGYKEMSQRFSSLRRVRGDNYCALRATLFQVLSLSTELPAWLQEDDATRLPEHLEAQEGLISQWTFPGQCLQGDGTGDVTQQLKSYMELLRNKWQAAVDCSSDAERHQLCERVFQGGEEELGLLEALKLLMLGRAVELHGCMQAGGEVPLFCWLLFARDSSDCPRSFLCNHLSHVGLSAGLEQVEMFLLGYALHCTLQVYRLYKADTEEFVTYYPDDHKDDWPSVCLVTEDDRHYNVPVMEAAELHEELDSS; from the exons ATGTGTCTGAGTCCTCTCTTGGATCGGGATGCGACCACAGCGGCGAGGAGCGCGACTCTGTCAACTCCCTCGGGGAGTCAGAGACCGCAGCTCCGGCAGACGCCACAGAGAGGTCAGTCGGTTCA GAGTGTCAAACCAGACTCTGAGTGTTTGGACACGACCCTGAAGGACGTCTCTTCCTTGGAGAACAACAAACAAGATACTGGGGAGGAAACGATGCTGGAAGAGCAGAATAAAGTTGAAGATGTTGCCAAAAtgaaggaggatgaagtgatggaggaggaagaggaggagaaggtggtggaggagaaTGCTTCCTCTGAGACTCAGGCTGCAAAGGATTCTGAGATGCAGGAGATAACTGGAAAAGAGGAGCAGCCGGCAGGAAGTACAGCCGCTGATGTCATGGTTGAAGTTGAGACAGTCCCAGAGAAGGAAGAGTCTGATGAAGCTCACCTGCAGAACAG TGATGAAGACCTGTACAGAGGAGCGGAGGAACTCTCAGAGTCTCAAGATGATGAACCAGGACCGACATCTGTGTTTGAAACGACAC TTTTAAAGGTTGAGGACAGATGCAGCTTGGCCTCGGCCGTGGACATTCTGTCGTACAGCGAGAGGGAGTGGAAAGGAAACACTGCCAAAAGTGCTCTCATTAGAAAG ggttATAAAGAGATGTCCCAGAGGTTCAGCAGCTTGAGGAGAGTGAGGGGGGACAACTACTGTGCACTCAGAGCCACGCTGTTCCAGGTTCTGTCCCTCAGCACCGAGCTTCCTGCGTGGCTGCAGGAGGACGACGCTACCAGG CTGCCGGAGCATCTGGAGGCACAGGAAGGTCTCATAAGTCAGTGGACGTTTCCTGGCCAGTGCCTGCAGGGAGACGGAACAGGAGACGTCACCCAGCAGCTCAAAAGCTACATGGAGCTTCTCCGAAATAAG TGGCAGGCGGCCGTGGACTGTTCCTCCGATGCAGAGCGGCATCAGCTGTGCGAGCGAGTGTTCCAGGGTGGCGAGGAGGAGCTCGGGCTGCTGGAGGCGCTCAAGCTGCTGATGCTGGGCAGAGCGGTGGAGCTGCACGGCTGCATGCAGGCCGGCGGAGAAGTTCCGCTCTTCTGCTGGCTGCTGTTCGCACGCGACTCATCCGACTGCCCACGCTCCTTCCTCTGCAACCACCTCAGCCACGTGGGCCTCAGTGCCGGGCTGGAGCAG GTGGAGATGTTCCTGCTGGGCTACGCCTTGCACTGCACCCTTCAAGTTTACAGACTGTACAAGGCCGACACTGAGGAGTTCGTCACCTACTACCCGGACGACCACAAGGACGACTGGCCGTCGGTGTGCCTCGTCACCGAGGACGACCGCCACTACAACGTCCCAGTGATGGAAGCTGCAGAGCTACACGAGGAGCTCGACTCGAGCTGA
- the LOC117754136 gene encoding ubiquitin thioesterase otulin isoform X2: MQEITGKEEQPAGSTAADVMVEVETVPEKEESDEAHLQNSDEDLYRGAEELSESQDDEPGPTSVFETTLLKVEDRCSLASAVDILSYSEREWKGNTAKSALIRKGYKEMSQRFSSLRRVRGDNYCALRATLFQVLSLSTELPAWLQEDDATRLPEHLEAQEGLISQWTFPGQCLQGDGTGDVTQQLKSYMELLRNKWQAAVDCSSDAERHQLCERVFQGGEEELGLLEALKLLMLGRAVELHGCMQAGGEVPLFCWLLFARDSSDCPRSFLCNHLSHVGLSAGLEQVEMFLLGYALHCTLQVYRLYKADTEEFVTYYPDDHKDDWPSVCLVTEDDRHYNVPVMEAAELHEELDSS, translated from the exons ATGCAGGAGATAACTGGAAAAGAGGAGCAGCCGGCAGGAAGTACAGCCGCTGATGTCATGGTTGAAGTTGAGACAGTCCCAGAGAAGGAAGAGTCTGATGAAGCTCACCTGCAGAACAG TGATGAAGACCTGTACAGAGGAGCGGAGGAACTCTCAGAGTCTCAAGATGATGAACCAGGACCGACATCTGTGTTTGAAACGACAC TTTTAAAGGTTGAGGACAGATGCAGCTTGGCCTCGGCCGTGGACATTCTGTCGTACAGCGAGAGGGAGTGGAAAGGAAACACTGCCAAAAGTGCTCTCATTAGAAAG ggttATAAAGAGATGTCCCAGAGGTTCAGCAGCTTGAGGAGAGTGAGGGGGGACAACTACTGTGCACTCAGAGCCACGCTGTTCCAGGTTCTGTCCCTCAGCACCGAGCTTCCTGCGTGGCTGCAGGAGGACGACGCTACCAGG CTGCCGGAGCATCTGGAGGCACAGGAAGGTCTCATAAGTCAGTGGACGTTTCCTGGCCAGTGCCTGCAGGGAGACGGAACAGGAGACGTCACCCAGCAGCTCAAAAGCTACATGGAGCTTCTCCGAAATAAG TGGCAGGCGGCCGTGGACTGTTCCTCCGATGCAGAGCGGCATCAGCTGTGCGAGCGAGTGTTCCAGGGTGGCGAGGAGGAGCTCGGGCTGCTGGAGGCGCTCAAGCTGCTGATGCTGGGCAGAGCGGTGGAGCTGCACGGCTGCATGCAGGCCGGCGGAGAAGTTCCGCTCTTCTGCTGGCTGCTGTTCGCACGCGACTCATCCGACTGCCCACGCTCCTTCCTCTGCAACCACCTCAGCCACGTGGGCCTCAGTGCCGGGCTGGAGCAG GTGGAGATGTTCCTGCTGGGCTACGCCTTGCACTGCACCCTTCAAGTTTACAGACTGTACAAGGCCGACACTGAGGAGTTCGTCACCTACTACCCGGACGACCACAAGGACGACTGGCCGTCGGTGTGCCTCGTCACCGAGGACGACCGCCACTACAACGTCCCAGTGATGGAAGCTGCAGAGCTACACGAGGAGCTCGACTCGAGCTGA